A stretch of Desulfurivibrio alkaliphilus AHT 2 DNA encodes these proteins:
- a CDS encoding P-II family nitrogen regulator: protein MKKVEAIIKPFKLDEVKKALHELGVQGMTITEVKGYGRQKGHTEIYRGAEYEVEFIPKVKVEVIVNADQVEAVVACIREAANSGKIGDGKIFVLPVEEVIRVRTGERGAEAI from the coding sequence ATGAAGAAGGTGGAAGCGATTATTAAGCCCTTTAAGCTGGATGAGGTTAAAAAGGCCCTGCATGAGTTGGGGGTGCAAGGTATGACCATTACCGAGGTTAAAGGGTATGGCCGGCAGAAGGGGCATACCGAGATTTATCGCGGGGCCGAGTATGAAGTGGAATTTATTCCCAAGGTCAAGGTGGAGGTGATTGTTAACGCCGACCAGGTGGAAGCGGTGGTGGCCTGCATCCGGGAGGCGGCCAACAGCGGCAAGATCGGGGACGGTAAAATCTTCGTGCTGCCGGTGGAGGAGGTGATCCGGGTGCGCACCGGCGAGCGCGGGGCCGAGGCCATATGA
- a CDS encoding chemotaxis response regulator CheY: protein MAADPSMKILVVDDFATMRRIVKNILNQLGFKNIIEADDGTTALNTLKSEKVDLIISDWNMPKMTGLDLLKAVRADANMADTPFIMVTAEAQQDNIILAVKAKVSQYIVKPFTAEVLGEKLEKIFGS from the coding sequence ATGGCTGCAGATCCGAGCATGAAAATCCTGGTGGTGGATGATTTTGCGACCATGCGCCGCATTGTCAAAAACATTCTCAACCAACTGGGTTTCAAAAACATTATCGAGGCCGACGACGGCACCACTGCCCTGAACACCCTGAAGAGTGAAAAGGTGGACCTGATCATCTCCGACTGGAACATGCCCAAGATGACCGGGCTGGACCTGCTCAAGGCGGTGCGGGCCGATGCCAACATGGCCGACACCCCTTTTATCATGGTTACCGCCGAGGCCCAGCAGGACAACATCATCCTGGCGGTCAAGGCGAAGGTCAGCCAGTACATCGTTAAACCCTTTACCGCCGAAGTACTGGGCGAAAAGCTGGAAAAGATCTTCGGCAGCTGA
- a CDS encoding YihY/virulence factor BrkB family protein has translation MIPLPGELYRKAQQLPAWIRREPEVGENPWVRRLRELLLVLLIFGREFNRDRIPLRASALTFTIMLSLVPTLALGTAVLKGLGADDQMRQAAHRFIDQMEASTAIWGESGEMVPNGNDHSAPPATAEQLPGTTDHLREAVDQIFAYVDRTDFTTLGAFGVVGLVAAVIIVLGSIERSMNAIWQAGGGRPMGRRMMDYLALMIMLPLAVNLTLATEATLQSEALQERLQFFLPMGLLESILLDLLPLLLLTLTFTLLYRFLPATRVNFTPALIGGLFGAVLWLVVQGLYLKMQIGVARYNAIYGSFATLPLFLVWLQLCWIIFLAGAEMSFATQVRRNYRWDDDELSPANRLTLAFTMLMGVHNQFQHRRPAAPALLAAELHQPEGVITQVAGQLADRGLLRYYQDPASGSHGYLPGTPLEKVEPTEVLDLILGTDIPPQTGAPLAQAAVTAAREALAGKKLVGAEGVDIIAKTG, from the coding sequence ATGATCCCCCTGCCGGGTGAGCTTTATCGCAAGGCGCAGCAGTTGCCGGCCTGGATTCGCCGGGAACCGGAAGTCGGCGAGAACCCCTGGGTGCGCCGACTGCGCGAATTACTGCTGGTGCTGCTGATCTTTGGCCGCGAGTTCAACCGGGACCGGATCCCCCTGCGGGCCAGCGCCCTGACCTTCACCATCATGCTCTCGCTGGTGCCCACCCTGGCCCTGGGCACCGCGGTGCTCAAGGGCCTGGGCGCCGACGACCAGATGCGCCAGGCGGCCCACCGCTTTATCGACCAGATGGAGGCCAGCACCGCCATCTGGGGGGAAAGCGGCGAAATGGTTCCCAACGGCAACGATCATTCCGCCCCACCGGCCACCGCAGAACAGTTGCCGGGCACCACCGACCACCTGCGCGAGGCCGTCGACCAGATCTTTGCCTACGTCGACCGCACCGATTTTACCACCCTGGGCGCCTTCGGGGTGGTCGGCCTGGTGGCGGCGGTGATCATTGTCCTGGGCAGTATCGAGCGTTCCATGAACGCCATCTGGCAAGCCGGCGGCGGCCGCCCCATGGGCCGGCGGATGATGGATTACCTGGCCCTGATGATCATGCTGCCGCTGGCGGTCAACCTCACCCTGGCCACCGAGGCCACCCTGCAAAGCGAGGCCCTGCAGGAGCGCCTGCAATTTTTCCTGCCCATGGGGCTGCTGGAAAGCATACTGCTGGACCTGCTGCCCCTGCTGCTGCTCACCCTTACCTTCACTCTACTCTACCGCTTTCTCCCCGCCACCCGGGTCAATTTCACCCCGGCCCTGATCGGCGGGCTTTTCGGGGCCGTGCTCTGGCTGGTGGTGCAGGGGCTTTACCTTAAAATGCAGATCGGGGTGGCCCGTTACAACGCCATTTACGGTTCCTTTGCCACCCTGCCCCTGTTTCTGGTCTGGCTGCAGTTGTGCTGGATCATCTTCCTGGCCGGGGCGGAGATGTCCTTTGCCACTCAGGTTCGGCGCAACTACCGCTGGGACGACGACGAACTATCGCCGGCCAACCGCCTCACCCTGGCCTTCACCATGCTGATGGGGGTGCACAACCAATTCCAGCACCGCCGACCCGCCGCCCCGGCCCTGCTGGCCGCCGAACTGCATCAACCCGAGGGGGTGATCACCCAGGTGGCGGGGCAACTGGCCGACCGGGGCCTGCTGCGCTACTACCAGGATCCCGCAAGCGGCAGCCACGGTTACCTGCCCGGCACCCCGCTGGAAAAGGTCGAGCCCACCGAGGTGCTGGATCTCATCCTGGGCACCGACATCCCGCCCCAGACCGGGGCCCCCCTGGCCCAGGCGGCCGTAACCGCCGCCCGCGAGGCCCTGGCGGGGAAGAAACTGGTGGGCGCCGAGGGTGTTGACATCATCGCCAAGACTGGCTAA
- a CDS encoding DUF4079 family protein: MLPIGEELPQTVRLLIPWLGLGHGIFMALLLVMFFYQARLGRRIRIRRQAGESPEGAIIRRHRRLGPWLALLCLLGFSGGLLIVFMNMGRVAVHPPHLLLGLAIILTLGGIYAASRQIRPRETLWRHRHRRLGILLLSLYPVQLLLGLVVLL, from the coding sequence ATGCTGCCCATCGGTGAGGAACTGCCCCAGACCGTCCGGCTGCTCATTCCCTGGCTGGGCCTGGGGCATGGCATCTTCATGGCCCTGCTGCTGGTCATGTTCTTTTATCAGGCCCGCCTGGGCCGCCGCATCCGCATCCGGCGCCAGGCCGGCGAGTCGCCCGAAGGTGCAATAATCCGCCGGCACCGCCGCTTGGGCCCATGGCTGGCCCTGCTCTGCCTGCTGGGTTTCAGCGGCGGCCTGCTCATCGTCTTTATGAACATGGGCCGGGTTGCCGTCCATCCACCCCACCTGCTCCTGGGGCTGGCCATCATCCTTACTTTAGGGGGCATTTACGCCGCTTCCCGGCAGATTCGCCCCCGGGAAACCCTTTGGCGGCACCGGCACCGCCGCCTGGGCATCCTGCTGCTCTCCCTTTACCCGGTGCAGTTGCTGCTAGGCCTGGTGGTGCTGCTTTAG